The Archangium primigenium genomic interval CAGGCCTTCACCGTGATCCACGCCAGCACGATCATGCCGATGACCACGTGGAAGCCGTGCAGACCCGTCGAGAGGAAGTAGATGGCGTAGTACATCGGCACGCCGGCCACCTGCAACTCGGGGTTGGTATCGAAGAAGTAGGGACCGGGCAGCTGCCCCTCATGGAACTTGTGGGAGTACTCGAAGTACTTGATGACGAGGAAGCCCAGCGCCATGGCGATGGTCAGCACGAACATCACCACCACCATGCGGTTCTTCGCCTCCCGGGCGTAGTGCACCGCCATGGCGGCGGTGAACGAGGAGGTGATGAGCACGATGGTGTTCACGGTGCCCAGGAACAGGTCCAGGTGCCGGCTGGCGGCGGCGAACCCGTCGTGGAACATGAACCGGTAGTTCGCGTAGATGACGAACAGACCGGCGAAGAGCAGGATTTCCGTGGCCAGGAACAGCCACATGCCCAGCCGTGCCGCGTGCTGCTGCACGTCGAGCGACGCGAAGTGCGCGGCCACCTGGGGGACGGGAGGAGTCCCGGCCGGGTAGGCCGGGACGGCGGCGTCAGACTTCATAGGGTTCCTCGGCCTTCTCGGGATCCACGTAGAAGTGGGGCTCCTCGGTGTAGATGGGCTGCGGGCCCACGAAGTTGTGCGTCGGCGGCGGGGACTCGGTCAGCCACTCGTAGCCCTTGCTGTGCCACGGGTTGGAGGCGGCCTTCTCGCCGTACACCAGCGCGTACACCAGGTAGATGGCGGAGATGATGAAGCCGAGCGCCAGCAGCGACGCGCCCGCGGTGGAGGCGACGTTGAGCGTCTGGAAGCGCTCCGGGTACTCGTAGT includes:
- a CDS encoding cytochrome c oxidase subunit 3 family protein, whose translation is MKSDAAVPAYPAGTPPVPQVAAHFASLDVQQHAARLGMWLFLATEILLFAGLFVIYANYRFMFHDGFAAASRHLDLFLGTVNTIVLITSSFTAAMAVHYAREAKNRMVVVMFVLTIAMALGFLVIKYFEYSHKFHEGQLPGPYFFDTNPELQVAGVPMYYAIYFLSTGLHGFHVVIGMIVLAWITVKAWRNEFSGRNYTAVELGSMYWHLVDLVWIFLFPMLYLI